The Thermoleophilia bacterium genome includes the window CACCACCTCGACTCCGGGAATTTCTCGCAAAAGTTCAAGAGATGGGCTGCCCACGTTTTGTGCTTTGAGGTGACAGGGCTGGTGATAAGCAATCCGGAGTGGCTTACTATCACTAATGGGCTGCGCAACCGGGGATTTGTCCGGATGCTGGGTGCGCCACTGCTTCAAGAATTCTCCAAGATCGTAAGTGGCTTGCGCCACCTCTGCACACTCGGATTCTTGTAGATAGTCCGCGTAGTGAGTCTTTAGGGCAAAAGTTGCCGTAGGCTCGGCGCTTATGACCACTGCGCCAGCTCTTACCCATGGCGTAAGGGCCCGGAGATTGGCGCGGGCAACGCGGCGCACACGCTTTGCGTACCCGTAAAGCATCTGCGGGATCCCGCTTGCCTTCTGCCGGGGGAAAACCAATCGAACTCCATGCGCGGCCAGGATCCTCTCAATAGCCAGGGAAAGTGCGGGATCGTTGTAGTTGGCGTAGAGATCGGCGAAGTAGACCGCTGTGCGCTGCTCAGGATCCCGGAGAGGCAAGCCGCTGGCCAGTTTCCCGGTTGCGGCTTGTCCAGTTGCAGCTTGTCCAGTTGCGCCTTGCCCAATCGCGGCCTGCCTTCTTTCTCGGGCGATTCGTTCGTAGGTCGGCCGGGCAAAGCGTGGAAGGGGGCGCCGGCGGTCGATGCCCACCAGCCGCTCTGCCAGTTTTCGCCCGACAGGCCAACTCACAACCAGATTGGCCAGCGGGGCCACCAAACAGGCAATCCGCGACAGCGTGTCCACCCGGCTCAAGACTACTTCGGCTCGTTGAGTTGGGCTCTCAAAGAAGGCGAGAGGGTGCCGCTGCCGATATTGGCTCTTGGCTTCGAGCATCAATTTGGGGATGTTTACTGCCGAAGGGCACTCAACAGCGCACATGCCGCACTCAATGCAGTAATCAAACACGACCTTGAATTCTGGTTGGCCGTACGCATCCCCGGCCGGCTTACCGGGTTGGACAAGAGCACCGGTTATCAAGCCGCGCAGCAAATTCGCCTTGGCCCGGGGCGAGGCGTGCTCCAAACGGGTGGCCTTGTAGACCGGACACATGGTGGTAGCCACCTGGCTCTTGCAGGCGGCGCACCCATGGCAACGTTCTATCTCGCTTTCATACCCGCGTGGCTCAAAGCGCAAGAGCGGCTTCTGTGGCAAAGTGCGGTATCCCGGACCGTAACGGAGTTGAGCAAACAGATCATCCGCGGTGCCTTGTGGCCCAACTTTCTTACCGGGGTTGAGAATTCCCTGGGGATCAAAAGCCTTCTTGATATCAACAAAAAGATCGTAGATCCGCTCCCCGTACATCTCCCGCAAACGGGGAGTATGAATCAGGCCGTCGCCATGCTCCCCGGCCATCGTTCCGCGCAGCTCAAGCACATGGGCGGAAACTTGGTCATAGATTCTCCGCACGATTTGTCGATCTTGGGGGTCTCGGGGATCCAGTACTGGCCGAGTGTGTATGTTTCCGTCTCCCACGTGTCCCACCATGATGGCCTCGACTCCCTCGCGATCGAGGATCTTCTGAATGAAATCGATGGAGGCTGCCAGGTGGCGTGGGTGGACAGCTATGTCCTCCATGAACGGTAGCGGCTGCTTGGGCCCTGGATTGCGCTGAATAAGGGCCACAGCGGTGCGCCGGATTTTCCACAAATAATCGGTGTCGGCCTGGGTGCGAGCTCGCACCATGCTTAAGGCTTGTGTGCTGTCGAGATGCCGGCGTAGTGCGGCAAATTTCTCGTCTACTTCTTCCTGGTTCTGGCCTTCAAACTCAATGAGAAGGGCGGTGTCCGTGCACTCAGGGAGAATCGAGTCAAAGTAGCGATCGTGCTTTCTCACTAGAGCCAAGAAGCGCGAGTCCATTATCTCCACTGCCGTGGGACCCAGGGCCAAGATTTCCGGGACTGCCTCTCCCACGGCAAATACCGAGGGGAAATAGACCATGGCCACTCCGCGGCAGGCCGGCAATGGTACAAGGCGCAAAGTAGCCTCCGTGACTACTCCCAGCGTGCCCTCGGCTCCCACAAAAAGGCGCTGCAGCTGGGCAGTCGTAGGGCAACTCTCGGCTGAAGTCGTTCCCCCGTCTGCGGCTGCTCGCTCCCGCGCTAGGGCTATCACCGCTCCGGAGCACTGAGTACCATCGTCAAGCACGGCTTCGATCCGATATCCGCAGGAGTTCTTGACCACATCTGGCATCAAGGCCATGAGTTCATCGCGCTCTGCCCTGAGTCGAGGAAGAACTTTTGCAAAAGCCCGCCCAGCCGCGGAGTTGGAGGCGAGCAGCCCTGCCAGCTCGGTGGAATCAAGAGCATACGGCCGCGCCTCGAACACGCTTCCGTCTGCTAACACGACCTGCAAGGCAAGTACGTGGTCTTTGGTTGCGCCGTAGGCCACGGTGCGTGCCCCGGAAGCGTTGGTGCCGATCATTCCTCCAAGGCTGCAGTGGTTCTCGCTGGAAGGATCAGGAGCAAAAAACACCCCGTACTGGCGCACGTAGCGGTCAAGCACTGCCTTGACCACGCCTGGTTGCACCCGTACCCATGACGCGTCGGGAGCCATTTCCAAGATCGCGTTCATGTAACGGGTAAAATCGATCTGGATTCCTGCCCCTACGGCGCCTCCATTAAGCCCTGACCCCATTCCGCGGGGGACAACGGGTAGGCCCTTTTCGGCTGCATAGGAGACCAGGCGAGCTACGTCTTCGGTGTCGCGTGGATACACGACGCCCAGCGGCTCAATCTGGCTTAGTCCAGCATCCGTAGCGTAAAGGCGTCGGGTAATGGGATCAAACTGAACGTCGCCTCGAAGAAGCGAACGAAGATCTTTGGCAATGGCTTCTTGACTATCGATCATCTACACTCGACTAGAACTTGGGCACGGCTTTGTATGATACCGCGACTTTGTTTCTTCCCGTAGCGCCGGGGCCAAGTTCGTGAGAGAATTCACAAGTCCGGGTAAAGCGCCGCTCGGTAGGTTAAAGGCTAAACGATGTACGAAGATCCTAGTAGTTATAGGCAAGGTTGCGGTGCGTCCGCCTGTCCAGTAAAGGGGGTGAGTCATGCTTGCGATACTCAAGACGACCGACACAGGTCTGGCGCGATTGGAGCAGTTCGAGCCGGGCTCCTGGATAGACCTGGTCAGTCCCACCGAGGAAGAGCTCGAGCGGGTAAGTCGCGAGCTCAACATACCGCTCGACTTCCTCAAAGGCCCCCTGGACGAGGAAGAAAAGTCTCGTATCGACATCGAGGACGGGCTGACTCAAGTCATCGTCGACATTCCCATTCTGGTGCGCGAGGGCGATCAGCAGGGCTACAGCACCATCCCGCTGGGGATGCTAATCCACCCTGATTACTTCATCACTACCTGCCTTCGCCCCAATCCCATCTTGGGCGAATTCGAGCGTAACGCCGTCCGCGGCTTCACCACCTATTACAAAACCCGCTTCCTCTTCCAAATTCTTCAGCAAGTATCCGTCTTCTACCTCAAGTATTTGGGACGCATAGACCGAGAGACAGATAGAATCGAGCGCGCTCTGCGCGTTTCTATGAAGAACGAGGAGTTTTTTGATCTCCTGGGCTTGCAGAAGTCGCTGGTGTACTTCACCACGTCGCTGCGGGCAAACGAAGCAGTGCTGCAGAAGCTCCTGCGAACCAAGACCGTAAAGATGTACGAAGAAGATGAAGAGCTGCTCGAAGACGTGATAATCGAGAACAAGCAGGCGTCCGAGATGGCCAAGATCTACACCGATATCCTTACAGGCATGATGGACGCCTTCAGCTCGGTGATCTCTAACAACCTAAACCAGGTCATGAAGTTCTTGACTTCGGTGACCATCTTGCTCTCGATTCCCACGATTGTAGCTTCGATTTTCGGAATGAATGTCAATCTGCCCTTCCAGAATTATCAGCATGCGTTCTTACTTACTTGTGTGATCTGGCTGGTTATCTCTGGCACGTTTGCCCTCATTTTCTGGAAGAAGCGGTATCTGTAAGCGGTCTCGGGCAAGAGGCTACCTCCACGGGGACCATGGGGGAAGCGTTGTTTGGCGGGGTTTGCGACGTGAACGTGGTGTAGGGGGCTCAAGCAAGGTAAGCTCGTCGGCGGCCTCAAGAGTTTCTATGGGCACCACTCGCATGCGCTTCACTCCTGCCAGCTCTGCGAACGCGCACAGGATAAAGATGCTCCCCAATGGTCCCAGCACGCCGTAAGCTCCTGATACTGTCTGGACAATGAGAAACCACCAGCCCCGAGTTACTCCTACCCCATGGCTTATCGCCAGGTATAAGTAGAGCAGCAGAGGCATGCCCAGCCCGAGTAGGAGGACGGGAGCGTTTGTAGTAAGCCGGTGTCGCCAGAGAGCCCCGGAGTAGACCGGTTCCGCAAAACAAGTGGCAAGTGGCCAGGCCCAAGCCGCGGTCAACATGGGAATGACCAGGAATGGCGACCGAATCAAGAGCAGGATAAGTCCCACCAACAACCCAAGATAGCCGGTCAGTAGACGAGCCATCTCAGTGATTGCTCTTCCCTCGTAGGGCCTAAAGTAGCCCAAGAACCGCCTACAAAGGATGAAGAACACCAGTCCCACCAATAGCAGGATCAAAGTTGGAGCCAGGCGCGGGTCTGTGCTTGGACCTACACCGGTTGGAACTTGAAACTTGTACATCGGAATGAGGCCGCCGGCGGCCAGTCCGTACATCAAGCCCAAGGTGAGCACTGCCGGCAGCCCAAAGGAGGCCAGGTTGCGTAGGTGCCTGAGCAGCGTGCGCAGGGTGACCCGTGAAGAAAAGGCCCAAATGGCTGCCACAAACAAGCTGGGCAGCAGCATCAACACACCTAGGAAGGTGACAGCACCTGCGGTGAGGTAACGCCCGGAGCGGAGCAACAGGGCGCTTGTGGGGTCGCGAGGAACTTCGGCTGTAGCATCGAGCGAGAGAATCAGGCGCTCGATGGCCTCTCCCTGAGTGATCAGGCCGGCGGCTGTGGGCTGACCGGGACCCTCGTCGTACAAATGGAGCGAGGGTATACCTCGACTAAGTCCCGCTACCTGGTCTCCCTCGGAAATTGCAAGGGCATGGTCGGCGGCTTGGCTGAGTAGTCCTGGAATCTTGAGATCAAGGCCAACCTCGGCAAGTACTCTGCTTACCAATTGCACGTACCAGCCCGGGGCAGCCGTCTGCGCTCCGGTTACTCCCGCGCTAAGAAAACGGCTTCGTTCTTTGCCAAGTCCTTGGAAAGAAAGAATGGCAAGAACGTCTTCGGCTGCCCCGCTCGTGGTGAGATAGCGGTCTATGCCGAGGCCGCCGGTGGTGCTGTCCTCGGTTGACAAGAAAACCAGGGTCTTCTGATGGGGCCGAGAACTGAAAACTTGGATGAGTTCAAGCAGTACTGCCGTCCCGGTGGAGTAGCTGAGAGGCTCCACCTTGACCACTGGGGGAGTGTCGCGGGGGGCTGCAATAACGATGGTCTCCCTACTGCTTCCCGGGAGTATAACCGCTACGTTACGCAAGGTTACTTTCCGATCTCCGAGTGGAGCGGTAAAGACATCTATGTCGGCCATGCCTCGGTCGGGCAGTTTCTCCAGTATCCACTCGACCACACCCTGAGCATCAGGGGCTTCAAGGGCGCGTTCAGGGTAGTACTGGCTCATGCCCTCGGCGGTACGGAAAGCTCTTGCCGCGTCAAAGAAAGTAGGCCCAGAAGCAAGCTCAACGCTAAAGGAAGGAGAGGAAATAGACAAGAAGACCACGCTTCCTGCAAACAGGAAGAGCGCACTGCAGAAGGCATATGCTATCTTCCGCCACTGTCGCACACGGTCGACAAGGCGCCGGCGGATAGTTAGCGGCATGAACGGCTCCGGTCCGTTTAACTTGAAGCAGAGATTTTAGCCTTCGTGTGCGCTTTGCGCCATCTTGGCGGCGTGTTGGCGGCTGACGCCCCGTCTACGAGCAATTAGATGCTCGATCATCTTCTCCGCCACGGCGGAGGCAGGGACGTAATAGCATCCCGACTGCACAAGCTCGTGGATAACCCTCACGCGCGAGGCGGGCACTCCGGCCGCGGCCGACTGAGCCTGCGGGCTGTAGCGCTGCGGCGCCTCATTCTTGTCGGGGCTGATTTCCACAAGCGACTCCTCGTCTGGTCGGTGGTATCTAGCGCTCATGCTATTCTCTGTATCGGCGATGAGCAGTCCTGTCTTTATACGGAAAGTAGAAAAAAGTCTGGGCTGCTCGGCAGGGTCTTGGAAACCGGAGAGTAGTCATGAAACTTACAAGCATAGAGGAAGCGCGGCTCCGGATACTGGCTGAGGCTACCCCACTCCCGGCAGAGAAACGACCTCTGGCGCAAGCTCTTGGCTTGGTTTTGGCGGAGGATGTCTTTGCTCCGCATCCCTTGCCCCCCTTTGACAACGCGGGCATGGACGGCTATGCGATCCGAGCTCGTGACGTTGCCGAGGCCACTGCTGACGAACCTGTGCGGCTGGCCATAGTAGACACAGTAGCTGCTGGTCAGGTGTCGTCGCACAAGGTCGGTCCAAACGAAGCTGTTAGGATTATGACCGGCGCACCAATACCGGAGGGGGCTGACGCCGTGGTTCAGCGTGAAGCCACTTCGGAAGACGGAGATTACGTGCTGGTGCGAGAGCCGGTCAAGCCAGGCCGTCACGTTCGCTGGGCTGGGGAAGACGTAGCCGCGGGAGAGCGGGCGCTAGCGGCGGGAACTCCCATCGGCCCGGCGGAAATCGGGCTGCTTGCTTCGCTAGGGCAAGCCTTAGTGCTTGTGCACAGGCCGCCGTCGGTGGCCATCATTTCTACGGGCAGCGAGCTTGTGGAAGTGGATCAGCCTCTACGTCCGGGGCAAGTGCACAACTCAAATGCGTACACGTTAAGAGCGTTATGCCAACAAATGGGGCTCGAGCCCCATGTGCTGGGCATTGTGCCCGACGATTATGAGGCCACCAAGCGCCTTTTTGAGGAGGGGCTCGCTCACGATGTGCTTCTCACAACCGGGGGAGTATCAGTCGGCCATTTTGACTTTGTCAAGGATGTGCAGGATGAACTGGGTGTCGAACGGCGTCTGTGGGGAGTAGCGGTAAAACCCGGCAAACCGTTGGTGTTTGGAGTGCGTGGCAAGACACTGGTATTTGGCCTGCCCGGAAATCCGGTGTCGAGCATGGTCTCGTTTGAGCTTTTTGTGCGGCCCGCTCTGCTGCGCTTGATGGGACATCGCAGAAATCTAAGGCCGCTTTATAAGGCAGTGGTTGCAGAAGATATAGCCAACACTGACAACCGGGTGTTTGTGGTACGGGTGCGTGCTTGGCGAGAAGACGGCGTTTGGCATGTGAGCTCTACTGGGGCTCAGGGCTCAGGGATCTTGCGGTCCATGGTAGGAGCAAACGGCTTCATCTTCGTACCGCCGGGCGCTGGAGGGGTAAGAGCGGGAGACGAAGTAGACTTCATGCTCTTGCGCGAGGACTTGGTGGAACCGTAGGAGATGTAGGGCGATATGCAGAAGGCAATTGTGGAAGAGATTCACTGGGGGTAAAATTGCAAACATGAGCGGGTTAAGCGCATATTCCCCAGCGGGCGGCGGCAGTGATGGGTTGCTACGCTGCGCAAGGTGAACAGGGAAGGCTCGGTAGCAGATAGTGCCGGGCCTTTTTTATTGAGTTTGGGGTGGTGATCGGCAAAGGCGCAACAAACTGCAAGGCGCGAAAGGAGACTTGATGGCCAACCATTTCACCCCCGAAGAACTGGCCAAAGAGTTTGGCACCGACACCCGTGACCTGATTCAGTTTTGCCTGCGTGAAGGCATCCCCATTTACAAGGGGAAGATCGACCGTAGCCTTCTTACGGCAGTGATGAAGGCCAGAGGTGTTGAGTTGCCCAAGAACCGGGAAGCTGCCCAGACTATAAGACTCTAGCTGACGCTGCCTGTCTTTAGCACAGACCTAGGCTAAGAGCGAACGCGCGCGCCTAGCCATTTCACGGGAGAACGCCGCTCGCTCTTCTCTGTTCGCGTCTGGAGCAGGGAGCGGGAGAGTAACTGCCGTACTACACTCATAGGCCCAGCGTCTTGTCGCAAGCATCAGATCGAGTTCGGCCTGCGGAACTGCTACAAGTGGCAAGTAAGAGTGCTCTCCGGGCAGTTTGTTGGAGGAAAACCGAGACTTAGCTGCGCTGAGACGGGGCGGGCAGCTTTCCCAGATCCTAGCCAGAAGCGATTCGGACTCAGTGTCAAAGGCTCTTGCTGTGAGCGAAAGCGATTCTCTAAGGACTCCACCCCACACTATGTTCACCCTTATCTGCGCCTGGCCAGGTGTCCCATCAAGCGGCCAAAGACTGACAAAATGCAACTCGTTTGCCTCAAGCAATGAGAGATACGACCTGCGGATGCTAAGGAGATGCTCAACGGCGGAGGCTACGTCTTCGGCCTCCTTGCGCCTTTTCTCTTTTGTCAGACGGTCCATGAGCTGTTGGGAGCGCTCGAGAGGATCAGGAAGCTCAGTTTCTAGACTTCCCGCAAGCCACGCCAGGACGGCGAGCACTAAGCGGTCGTGCTCGTTCTTAGCGCCTGGGTCTCCTGTGCAGGGAGCAAGGCAAGCAGACTGCATCCCGCGGCCACACGGGCAGGTGCGGGCGCGCCGCGAGCATCGGCGAAGCGGGTACAACTCCTGAAGGAGGCGAATCGCGGCGCGCAGCTTGGT containing:
- a CDS encoding magnesium transporter CorA family protein, with the protein product MLAILKTTDTGLARLEQFEPGSWIDLVSPTEEELERVSRELNIPLDFLKGPLDEEEKSRIDIEDGLTQVIVDIPILVREGDQQGYSTIPLGMLIHPDYFITTCLRPNPILGEFERNAVRGFTTYYKTRFLFQILQQVSVFYLKYLGRIDRETDRIERALRVSMKNEEFFDLLGLQKSLVYFTTSLRANEAVLQKLLRTKTVKMYEEDEELLEDVIIENKQASEMAKIYTDILTGMMDAFSSVISNNLNQVMKFLTSVTILLSIPTIVASIFGMNVNLPFQNYQHAFLLTCVIWLVISGTFALIFWKKRYL
- a CDS encoding FAD-binding protein; this encodes MIDSQEAIAKDLRSLLRGDVQFDPITRRLYATDAGLSQIEPLGVVYPRDTEDVARLVSYAAEKGLPVVPRGMGSGLNGGAVGAGIQIDFTRYMNAILEMAPDASWVRVQPGVVKAVLDRYVRQYGVFFAPDPSSENHCSLGGMIGTNASGARTVAYGATKDHVLALQVVLADGSVFEARPYALDSTELAGLLASNSAAGRAFAKVLPRLRAERDELMALMPDVVKNSCGYRIEAVLDDGTQCSGAVIALARERAAADGGTTSAESCPTTAQLQRLFVGAEGTLGVVTEATLRLVPLPACRGVAMVYFPSVFAVGEAVPEILALGPTAVEIMDSRFLALVRKHDRYFDSILPECTDTALLIEFEGQNQEEVDEKFAALRRHLDSTQALSMVRARTQADTDYLWKIRRTAVALIQRNPGPKQPLPFMEDIAVHPRHLAASIDFIQKILDREGVEAIMVGHVGDGNIHTRPVLDPRDPQDRQIVRRIYDQVSAHVLELRGTMAGEHGDGLIHTPRLREMYGERIYDLFVDIKKAFDPQGILNPGKKVGPQGTADDLFAQLRYGPGYRTLPQKPLLRFEPRGYESEIERCHGCAACKSQVATTMCPVYKATRLEHASPRAKANLLRGLITGALVQPGKPAGDAYGQPEFKVVFDYCIECGMCAVECPSAVNIPKLMLEAKSQYRQRHPLAFFESPTQRAEVVLSRVDTLSRIACLVAPLANLVVSWPVGRKLAERLVGIDRRRPLPRFARPTYERIARERRQAAIGQGATGQAATGQAATGKLASGLPLRDPEQRTAVYFADLYANYNDPALSLAIERILAAHGVRLVFPRQKASGIPQMLYGYAKRVRRVARANLRALTPWVRAGAVVISAEPTATFALKTHYADYLQESECAEVAQATYDLGEFLKQWRTQHPDKSPVAQPISDSKPLRIAYHQPCHLKAQNVGSPSLELLREIPGVEVVDLTAGCCGMAGTFGMKLGTYDFSLQIGEPLFSRIAEVDPDLVVSECSTCRMQLGHVTGRPCMHPALLLAQAYGV
- a CDS encoding molybdopterin molybdotransferase MoeA; this encodes MKLTSIEEARLRILAEATPLPAEKRPLAQALGLVLAEDVFAPHPLPPFDNAGMDGYAIRARDVAEATADEPVRLAIVDTVAAGQVSSHKVGPNEAVRIMTGAPIPEGADAVVQREATSEDGDYVLVREPVKPGRHVRWAGEDVAAGERALAAGTPIGPAEIGLLASLGQALVLVHRPPSVAIISTGSELVEVDQPLRPGQVHNSNAYTLRALCQQMGLEPHVLGIVPDDYEATKRLFEEGLAHDVLLTTGGVSVGHFDFVKDVQDELGVERRLWGVAVKPGKPLVFGVRGKTLVFGLPGNPVSSMVSFELFVRPALLRLMGHRRNLRPLYKAVVAEDIANTDNRVFVVRVRAWREDGVWHVSSTGAQGSGILRSMVGANGFIFVPPGAGGVRAGDEVDFMLLREDLVEP
- a CDS encoding flagellar biosynthesis anti-sigma factor FlgM; amino-acid sequence: MSARYHRPDEESLVEISPDKNEAPQRYSPQAQSAAAGVPASRVRVIHELVQSGCYYVPASAVAEKMIEHLIARRRGVSRQHAAKMAQSAHEG